From the genome of Halorussus caseinilyticus, one region includes:
- a CDS encoding DUF7344 domain-containing protein yields MNRSRRDSADLSNSAPDDADRPLPDDLHWVLTDRRRRAALDHLREHGSATVAELTDTIAGSVDQHPERLRVSLDRHHLPVMDEAGLLDRNESERVVLADLTAETCERIDHSVERFEDDES; encoded by the coding sequence ATGAATCGAAGCCGACGAGACTCGGCCGACCTGTCGAACAGCGCGCCCGACGACGCCGACAGACCGCTTCCCGACGACCTACACTGGGTGCTGACCGACCGGCGGCGGCGGGCGGCGCTGGACCACCTCCGCGAACACGGGTCGGCGACCGTCGCCGAGCTGACCGACACCATCGCCGGGTCGGTGGACCAGCACCCCGAACGACTCCGCGTCTCGCTCGACCGCCACCATCTCCCGGTGATGGACGAGGCGGGCCTGCTCGACCGGAACGAGAGCGAACGCGTCGTGCTGGCCGACCTCACTGCCGAGACCTGCGAGCGAATCGACCACAGCGTCGAGCGGTTCGAAGACGACGAGTCGTAA